One region of Natronobacterium texcoconense genomic DNA includes:
- a CDS encoding NAD-dependent epimerase/dehydratase family protein, translated as MTNIAITGASGRVGRETIEALSGDDVELELFSHSESEDLDTTPLEVADYDEVDDALEGQEVVIHLAANPDPRAEWEGVRGPNIDGAYNVYEAAVENDLQRVVFASSNHAVNMDNAVSGIRPESTVGKPDVVRPDDAMDPDTYYGVTKVFGEAMGSYYAKRHGLDVVNLRIGWLLSRDELRSEIQDRDGAGERYARAMWLSPEDCQRLMEAATTASLAQTPLTAHGISNNTQRFLSLTETMLELGYRPRDDSSDVLEDDGGGQDGLEAK; from the coding sequence ATGACGAACATCGCCATCACCGGTGCGTCCGGACGCGTCGGCAGGGAAACCATCGAAGCGCTCTCCGGTGACGACGTCGAACTCGAACTCTTCTCCCATAGCGAGAGCGAAGACCTCGACACGACGCCGCTCGAGGTCGCCGACTACGACGAGGTCGACGACGCTCTCGAGGGACAGGAGGTGGTGATTCACCTCGCGGCTAACCCCGACCCGCGAGCGGAGTGGGAGGGTGTCCGGGGGCCGAATATAGACGGGGCCTACAACGTCTACGAGGCTGCTGTCGAGAACGACCTCCAGCGCGTCGTCTTCGCGAGTTCGAACCACGCGGTCAACATGGACAACGCGGTGTCGGGGATCCGGCCGGAGTCGACGGTCGGCAAGCCCGACGTGGTTCGACCCGACGACGCGATGGATCCCGACACCTACTACGGCGTCACGAAGGTTTTCGGCGAGGCGATGGGGTCGTACTACGCGAAACGCCACGGACTCGACGTCGTCAACCTGCGGATCGGCTGGCTCCTCTCTCGCGACGAACTCCGCTCGGAGATTCAGGATCGAGACGGGGCCGGCGAACGATACGCCCGCGCGATGTGGCTCAGTCCCGAGGACTGCCAGCGGCTGATGGAGGCTGCGACGACCGCCTCGCTCGCGCAGACGCCGCTGACCGCCCACGGCATCTCGAACAACACCCAGCGGTTCCTCTCGCTTACCGAGACGATGCTCGAACTCGGTTACCGCCCGCGGGACGACTCCTCGGACGTGCTCGAGGACGACGGCGGTGGACAGGACGGGCTCGAGGCGAAGTAA
- a CDS encoding ornithine cyclodeaminase family protein — protein sequence MVRILAAPQVASLLDVEDLLSVIETALIKQGRGEVVRPERPHFPVGEGIDPDRPNEPLGTGLTMPAYVHGSDYYATKLASFFEENSEHDLPTINAQIVVNDAATGLPVAVMDGTHITGMRTGCIGGLAARELATEPVELGVVGAGTQARWQTRAIAAATDLERVRIYSPSDSRIACATELDDELEATVEPVDTARAAVEGANTIVTATPAESPVLDGDWLEPGTLVVAVGAFSPEMQELDRTTFERASRTFADVPEEVTDTGDLLATDLGKDDIVPFAEVLEGESGRRADDEILVVESVGSAVFDAATAASVVERAEANDVGTTVDL from the coding sequence ATGGTACGGATCCTCGCAGCACCGCAGGTGGCGTCGCTACTCGACGTCGAGGACCTGCTATCGGTGATCGAGACGGCGCTGATCAAGCAGGGCCGCGGTGAGGTAGTTCGACCTGAGCGCCCGCATTTCCCGGTCGGCGAAGGGATCGATCCCGACCGGCCGAACGAGCCACTCGGCACGGGACTGACCATGCCCGCCTACGTCCACGGATCGGACTACTACGCGACGAAACTAGCCAGTTTCTTCGAGGAGAACTCGGAGCACGACCTGCCGACGATCAACGCACAGATCGTGGTGAACGACGCCGCGACCGGTCTCCCGGTCGCCGTAATGGACGGCACCCACATCACCGGTATGCGAACCGGCTGCATTGGCGGGCTAGCTGCACGCGAACTCGCGACGGAACCGGTCGAGCTAGGGGTCGTCGGCGCAGGAACGCAGGCACGCTGGCAAACGCGGGCGATCGCGGCGGCTACCGACCTCGAGCGCGTCCGAATCTACTCGCCGAGCGACTCGCGAATCGCGTGTGCGACCGAACTCGACGACGAACTCGAGGCGACCGTCGAACCGGTCGACACCGCGCGGGCAGCCGTCGAGGGTGCCAATACCATCGTCACGGCGACACCGGCCGAGTCGCCGGTTCTGGACGGCGACTGGCTCGAGCCCGGCACCCTCGTCGTCGCCGTCGGCGCGTTCTCCCCCGAGATGCAGGAGCTCGATCGGACCACGTTCGAGCGGGCCAGTCGGACCTTCGCGGACGTCCCCGAAGAGGTCACGGACACGGGGGATTTGCTCGCAACGGACCTTGGAAAGGACGATATCGTCCCGTTCGCCGAGGTCCTCGAGGGCGAGTCCGGTCGTCGGGCCGACGACGAGATCCTGGTCGTCGAGAGCGTCGGTTCGGCCGTCTTCGACGCCGCCACTGCCGCCTCCGTCGTCGAACGAGCGGAGGCGAACGACGTCGGGACGACAGTCGACCTCTGA
- the katG gene encoding catalase/peroxidase HPI, translated as MTWDNQDWWPDLLRVDVLDDNTVDASPYGEEFDYAEEFQKLDYGEVKEDIEEIMTTSQEWWPADYGHYGPLFIRMAWHSAGTYRTLDGRAGASGGLQRLPPESSWPDNVNLDKARRLLQPVKVKYGRQLSWADLMVLAGNVALESMGFETFGFAGGREDAYKSNEAVEWGPEMEWETTSPERFHEGEVGDLKDPLANTVMGLIYVNPEGPYGEPDLEGSAKNIRNEFQRMAMTDEETVALIAGGHTFGKVHGADNPDEMVGPEPEAAPIDLQGLGWQHKESEDKIGGLEVITSGIEGPWNATPIQWDMGYVDNLLEHEWEPHKGPGDAWQWRAKDETELEEAPDAQDESETQLPMMLTTDVALKHDPDYREVLERFQENPNQFREAFAKAWFKLLHRDMGPPERYLGPEVPDETMIWQDPIPDADHELIGEEAIDELETEILESDLSVPQLAKTAWASASTYRDSDKRGGANGARIRLEPQRNWEVNEPEELETILSTYEEIQTEFNDSRDDDVRVSLADLIVLGGNAAVERAAADAGYDVDVPFEPGRADAVQEQTDVESFEALEPKAEGFRNYLGGEYDDLYDSPEERLVDHAHLLTLSVPEMTVLVGGMRALGATYEGRSAFVDESGLLTNDFFANLLDMDYEWEPVSEDGERFEIRDRDTGDVEWDATRFDLIFGSNARLRALTDAYGAADGEETFVRDFVDAWSKVMTLDRFDLE; from the coding sequence ATGACATGGGACAACCAGGACTGGTGGCCGGATCTGTTGCGAGTAGACGTTCTCGACGATAACACCGTGGACGCCAGTCCGTATGGCGAGGAGTTCGACTACGCTGAGGAGTTCCAGAAACTCGATTACGGGGAGGTAAAGGAAGACATCGAGGAGATCATGACGACCTCCCAGGAGTGGTGGCCGGCCGACTACGGACACTACGGGCCGCTTTTCATCCGGATGGCGTGGCACAGCGCCGGCACCTATCGCACGCTCGACGGCCGTGCTGGTGCGTCCGGCGGCCTCCAGCGTCTCCCGCCGGAGAGTAGCTGGCCGGACAACGTCAACCTCGACAAGGCCCGCCGTCTGCTCCAGCCGGTCAAGGTGAAGTACGGTCGTCAGCTCTCGTGGGCCGACCTGATGGTGCTGGCCGGCAACGTCGCCCTCGAGTCGATGGGCTTCGAGACGTTCGGTTTCGCGGGGGGTCGCGAAGACGCGTACAAGTCCAACGAGGCCGTCGAGTGGGGTCCCGAAATGGAGTGGGAGACCACCTCGCCCGAACGCTTCCACGAGGGGGAGGTTGGCGACCTCAAAGACCCGCTCGCGAACACCGTGATGGGACTCATCTACGTGAATCCCGAGGGTCCGTACGGCGAACCGGACCTCGAGGGCTCCGCGAAGAACATCCGCAACGAGTTCCAGCGCATGGCGATGACCGACGAGGAAACGGTCGCGCTCATCGCCGGCGGCCACACCTTCGGGAAGGTCCACGGCGCTGACAACCCCGACGAGATGGTCGGCCCCGAGCCCGAGGCGGCCCCCATCGACCTGCAGGGCCTCGGCTGGCAACACAAGGAAAGCGAAGACAAGATCGGCGGGCTCGAGGTCATTACGAGCGGGATCGAAGGGCCGTGGAACGCCACGCCGATCCAGTGGGACATGGGCTACGTCGACAACCTGCTCGAGCACGAGTGGGAGCCCCACAAGGGTCCCGGCGATGCGTGGCAGTGGCGGGCGAAAGACGAGACAGAGCTCGAGGAAGCGCCGGACGCTCAGGACGAATCGGAGACCCAGCTACCGATGATGCTGACGACGGACGTCGCCCTGAAACACGACCCCGACTACCGGGAGGTCTTAGAACGGTTCCAGGAGAACCCCAACCAGTTCCGGGAGGCGTTCGCGAAGGCGTGGTTCAAGCTCCTCCACCGCGACATGGGTCCGCCCGAGCGGTACCTCGGGCCGGAGGTCCCCGACGAGACGATGATCTGGCAGGACCCCATCCCCGACGCCGACCACGAACTGATCGGCGAGGAGGCGATCGACGAACTCGAGACGGAAATCCTCGAGTCGGATCTCTCCGTCCCGCAACTGGCCAAGACAGCGTGGGCGTCGGCGTCGACCTACCGCGACAGCGACAAGCGCGGCGGCGCGAACGGCGCGCGTATCCGCCTCGAGCCACAGCGAAATTGGGAGGTCAACGAGCCCGAGGAACTGGAGACGATCCTTTCGACCTACGAGGAGATTCAGACCGAGTTCAACGACTCACGCGACGACGACGTTCGGGTCTCGCTCGCCGATCTGATCGTGCTGGGCGGCAACGCGGCCGTCGAACGGGCGGCGGCCGACGCCGGTTACGACGTGGACGTACCGTTCGAACCGGGCCGCGCGGACGCCGTACAGGAACAGACCGACGTCGAGTCCTTCGAGGCGCTCGAGCCGAAGGCCGAGGGCTTCCGGAACTACCTCGGTGGCGAGTACGACGACCTGTACGACTCACCCGAGGAGCGACTGGTAGACCACGCACACCTGTTGACCCTGTCGGTGCCCGAGATGACGGTGCTGGTCGGTGGCATGCGCGCGCTGGGTGCAACCTACGAGGGTCGGAGCGCCTTCGTCGACGAATCAGGTCTCCTGACGAACGACTTCTTCGCGAACCTGCTCGATATGGACTACGAGTGGGAGCCAGTCTCGGAGGACGGAGAACGCTTCGAGATACGCGACCGCGACACCGGCGACGTCGAGTGGGACGCCACTCGCTTCGATCTCATCTTCGGCTCGAACGCTCGGCTTCGAGCCCTCACAGATGCCTACGGTGCCGCCGACGGCGAGGAAACGTTCGTCCGTGACTTCGTGGACGCCTGGAGCAAGGTGATGACGCTCGATCGCTTCGACCTCGAGTGA
- a CDS encoding SRPBCC domain-containing protein, giving the protein MNHIELFAEIDAPPAVVWEVLLEFDSYPEWNPFVRAIEGVPVEGERLRVRIRPPGSRAVTFRPKVTAIEENRRFVWQGRLGIPFAFDGYHEFHLEPIDGGKRTRLLHRETFRGALVPLLFDRERLERGFREMNEALGERAERRAAVEA; this is encoded by the coding sequence ATGAACCATATCGAACTGTTCGCAGAAATCGACGCGCCGCCGGCGGTCGTCTGGGAGGTGTTACTCGAGTTCGACAGTTATCCGGAGTGGAATCCGTTCGTCCGGGCGATCGAGGGCGTTCCGGTCGAGGGCGAACGGCTTCGAGTTCGAATCCGGCCACCCGGATCACGCGCCGTGACGTTCCGACCCAAGGTGACCGCCATCGAGGAGAACCGACGGTTCGTCTGGCAGGGACGGCTGGGGATCCCCTTCGCGTTCGACGGCTACCACGAGTTCCACCTCGAGCCGATCGATGGCGGCAAGCGAACGCGACTACTCCACCGCGAGACGTTTCGCGGCGCACTCGTCCCGCTGCTGTTCGATCGAGAGCGACTCGAGCGAGGATTCCGGGAGATGAACGAGGCGCTCGGGGAACGGGCCGAGCGACGGGCAGCCGTCGAAGCCTAG
- a CDS encoding HAD family hydrolase: MGTAYDAIVFDNDGVLTTPTDYDVLVDAVHDAFETVGVHEPPTDHVETLLSPDVPSLRRIADDHGLEPDELWNARERAAIEAQLEEMRAGRKRPYDDIDALADLETPTAIVSNNQHRTIENILEEFDFEGFEVWYGREPSVEGIERKKPTPYYLESAIDDLGASNPLYVGDSQVDVLAADNAGIDSAFIRREHRIDYELSVEPEYEIASLSALTDLV; the protein is encoded by the coding sequence ATGGGAACCGCATACGACGCCATCGTCTTCGACAACGACGGCGTGCTGACGACACCGACCGATTACGACGTACTGGTCGACGCAGTTCACGACGCCTTCGAGACCGTCGGCGTCCACGAACCGCCGACCGATCACGTCGAGACGCTGCTGAGTCCCGACGTCCCCTCGCTTCGACGGATCGCGGACGATCACGGTCTCGAACCCGACGAACTGTGGAATGCACGCGAACGCGCGGCGATCGAGGCCCAGCTCGAGGAGATGCGCGCCGGCCGCAAACGGCCGTACGACGATATCGACGCCCTCGCTGACCTCGAGACGCCGACTGCGATCGTCAGCAACAACCAGCACCGAACCATCGAGAACATCCTCGAGGAGTTCGACTTCGAAGGGTTCGAGGTCTGGTACGGCCGCGAGCCGAGCGTCGAGGGGATCGAACGCAAGAAGCCGACGCCGTACTACCTCGAATCGGCGATCGACGATCTGGGGGCGTCGAATCCGCTGTACGTCGGTGACAGTCAGGTCGACGTGCTGGCGGCCGACAACGCCGGGATCGACTCGGCTTTCATCCGCCGCGAGCATCGGATCGACTACGAGCTATCGGTCGAACCGGAGTACGAGATCGCGTCGCTTTCTGCACTCACGGATCTCGTCTAG
- a CDS encoding DUF6735 family protein, whose protein sequence is MGHRALVAYRRPDHLYDLRYSHWGGDDLALVDGIDAQTPLADGRVDGDLLADSIARERILSDHLDPRTYEALYLVAPGEEYVVDAYQVCWLEWGDGRDGSRGAIVAVEHEDDRAVRIWFRATKTVLGDAIEMGALSRRAAQAYLEARVREDRDGTIYTYGTDEYEPPPDCWPDDDPENGVQ, encoded by the coding sequence ATGGGACATAGGGCGCTCGTCGCCTACCGGCGACCCGACCACCTCTACGACCTTCGGTACAGTCACTGGGGTGGTGACGACCTCGCGCTCGTGGACGGAATCGACGCCCAGACCCCACTTGCGGACGGCCGCGTCGACGGCGACCTGCTCGCGGACTCGATCGCACGCGAACGGATCCTCTCGGATCACCTCGACCCACGGACCTACGAGGCGCTGTACCTCGTCGCACCTGGGGAAGAGTACGTCGTCGACGCCTACCAGGTCTGCTGGCTCGAGTGGGGCGACGGCCGCGACGGTAGTCGCGGTGCGATCGTCGCGGTCGAGCACGAGGACGACCGTGCGGTCCGGATCTGGTTCCGGGCGACCAAGACGGTCCTGGGTGACGCCATCGAGATGGGCGCGCTCTCGAGACGAGCGGCACAGGCCTATCTCGAGGCGCGAGTTCGAGAGGATCGAGACGGAACGATCTACACCTACGGAACGGACGAGTACGAACCGCCGCCGGATTGCTGGCCCGACGACGATCCCGAAAACGGGGTGCAGTGA
- a CDS encoding MutS-related protein has product MRLEEYWGVGPKTRETLDEELGEERAVRALENGNVRALTDAGLSRGRATRILRRATGGDGMDLLATSDARAAYKDLLEIASEHAVTRRAADRIRVLTPLSSREAMTDRLDAVLAARDAWADLPDDDRETVLEAYDQYDDRDGSELAAVETALALLEAGVDSGPFAAIAGLEAERLEAAAEALAALEEGSNGVRVRDGADEELDRLRATLGAIEDVNANALEVIEQLRSAGVRDVAEFREAFADYLVGETDATVDRVRAAMPGDAVDATDFVRETLRALRDDLTEAIDERERAVAREFRGTLIETRDAVDRAVDAVDDIALQLSLARFSLEYDCTRPTFREGDDVAVSVVDARNLTLAAHREESVQPVTYALGDHDVVTTPAEADDPGTERVAVLTGANSGGKTTLLETLCQVVLLASMGLPVPAERAEVTTVDSLVFHRRHASFNAGVLESTLRSIVPPLSSGGRTLMLVDEFEAITEPGSAADLLHGLVTLTVDRDAMGVFVTHLADDLEPLPPEARVDGIFAEGLNPDLELRVDYQPRFGTVGRSTPEFIVSRLVANASDGQERAGFETLGEAVGSEVVQRTLADARWGESDD; this is encoded by the coding sequence ATGCGACTCGAGGAGTACTGGGGCGTCGGTCCGAAGACGCGGGAGACGCTGGACGAGGAGTTGGGCGAGGAACGCGCGGTCCGGGCGCTCGAGAACGGCAACGTCCGGGCGCTCACGGACGCCGGCCTCTCCCGTGGTCGAGCGACGCGTATCCTTCGGCGGGCGACCGGCGGCGACGGAATGGACCTGCTGGCGACGAGCGACGCCCGCGCCGCGTACAAGGACCTGCTCGAGATCGCCAGTGAACACGCCGTCACTCGACGTGCGGCGGATCGAATCCGCGTCCTCACGCCCCTCTCGAGCCGCGAGGCGATGACCGATCGGCTCGACGCCGTGCTCGCGGCGCGGGACGCCTGGGCCGACCTCCCCGACGACGACCGCGAGACCGTCCTCGAGGCCTACGACCAGTACGACGACCGCGACGGGAGCGAACTCGCGGCCGTCGAGACCGCACTCGCCCTTCTCGAGGCGGGCGTCGACTCCGGTCCGTTCGCCGCAATCGCGGGCCTCGAGGCCGAGCGACTCGAGGCCGCTGCCGAGGCACTGGCGGCACTCGAGGAGGGAAGCAATGGCGTCCGCGTGCGAGATGGTGCGGACGAGGAACTCGACCGCCTTCGGGCGACGCTCGGAGCGATCGAGGACGTGAACGCGAACGCCCTCGAGGTGATCGAACAGCTTCGATCGGCGGGCGTCCGCGACGTCGCGGAGTTTCGCGAAGCCTTCGCGGACTACCTCGTGGGCGAGACGGACGCGACCGTCGACCGGGTGCGGGCGGCGATGCCGGGCGACGCCGTCGACGCGACCGACTTCGTCCGGGAGACGCTGCGGGCGCTGCGGGACGACCTCACCGAAGCGATCGACGAGCGCGAGCGGGCAGTCGCGCGCGAGTTCCGGGGAACGCTCATCGAGACCAGAGACGCCGTCGACCGGGCCGTCGACGCCGTCGACGACATCGCGCTTCAGTTGTCGCTCGCCCGGTTTTCCCTCGAGTACGACTGTACCCGCCCGACGTTCCGCGAGGGCGACGACGTCGCGGTCTCCGTCGTCGACGCACGGAACCTCACCCTCGCCGCTCACCGGGAGGAATCTGTCCAGCCAGTCACCTACGCGCTCGGCGACCACGACGTGGTCACGACTCCGGCCGAGGCCGACGACCCCGGAACCGAACGCGTCGCGGTCCTCACTGGGGCCAACAGCGGCGGGAAGACGACGCTGCTCGAGACGCTGTGTCAGGTCGTCCTGCTGGCCTCGATGGGGCTTCCCGTTCCCGCCGAACGCGCCGAGGTGACGACGGTCGACTCGCTGGTGTTCCACCGTCGGCACGCGAGTTTCAACGCCGGCGTCCTCGAGTCGACGCTGCGCTCGATCGTCCCGCCGCTGTCCTCGGGCGGACGGACGCTGATGCTGGTCGACGAGTTCGAGGCGATCACCGAACCCGGGAGCGCGGCGGACCTGCTGCACGGACTGGTGACGCTGACCGTCGACCGGGACGCGATGGGCGTCTTCGTCACCCACCTCGCGGACGACCTGGAACCGTTGCCACCCGAGGCTCGAGTCGACGGCATCTTCGCCGAAGGGCTGAATCCGGACCTCGAGTTGCGCGTCGACTACCAGCCCCGGTTCGGAACCGTCGGCCGGTCGACGCCGGAGTTCATCGTCTCGCGGCTGGTCGCGAACGCGAGCGACGGCCAGGAGCGTGCGGGCTTCGAGACGTTGGGCGAGGCGGTCGGTTCCGAGGTCGTCCAGCGGACGCTGGCGGACGCCCGCTGGGGCGAGAGCGACGATTGA
- a CDS encoding MOSC domain-containing protein, whose product MARLERIRIYPVKGLDGIELEEASIVDGGTLARDREFALFDADGEVVNGKRTDRVHDLETDFDPETGELLVETDGESRQFDLESADERERAADWFGDVFDLEVTLERDRSLGYVDRREMGPSVISTATLETVASWFDDLTVDSVRRRMRANVEVSGVPAFWEDRFVGDGAPSFRAGDVRFEGVTPCGRCVVPQRDPDTGEPLPEFRERFIEKRRETFPEWADGEAFDHYYTLMLIARVPEADRENVLEVGDPIEIVDGGTARRE is encoded by the coding sequence ATGGCACGGCTCGAGCGCATTCGGATTTACCCGGTCAAGGGGCTCGACGGAATCGAACTCGAGGAGGCGTCGATCGTCGATGGCGGAACGTTGGCCCGCGACAGGGAGTTCGCGCTGTTCGACGCGGACGGCGAGGTGGTAAACGGGAAACGGACCGATCGGGTCCACGACCTCGAGACGGACTTCGATCCCGAGACGGGCGAGTTACTGGTCGAGACGGATGGCGAGAGCCGGCAGTTCGACCTCGAGAGCGCCGACGAACGCGAGCGAGCGGCCGACTGGTTCGGCGACGTCTTCGACCTCGAGGTAACCCTCGAGCGCGACCGATCGCTGGGCTACGTCGATCGCCGCGAGATGGGGCCGTCGGTGATCAGTACGGCGACGCTCGAGACCGTGGCGTCGTGGTTCGACGACCTGACCGTCGACTCGGTTCGCCGGCGAATGCGGGCGAACGTCGAGGTGTCGGGAGTCCCGGCGTTCTGGGAGGACCGGTTCGTCGGCGACGGCGCACCGTCGTTTCGCGCCGGCGACGTCCGGTTCGAGGGCGTGACGCCGTGTGGCCGCTGTGTCGTTCCACAGCGCGACCCCGACACGGGCGAGCCGTTGCCCGAGTTCCGCGAACGGTTTATCGAAAAACGCCGGGAGACGTTCCCCGAGTGGGCCGACGGGGAGGCGTTCGATCACTACTACACGCTCATGCTCATCGCTCGAGTACCAGAGGCGGATCGGGAGAACGTTCTCGAGGTCGGAGATCCGATCGAGATCGTCGATGGCGGAACGGCGAGAAGGGAGTGA
- a CDS encoding rhodanese-like domain-containing protein — protein sequence MVEEIPPEELKEKLENGEDVQVVDIRSEPEYERGHVPGAINVPMNELPSRIDEYDWGDEVVVACPIGQSSIQAARLIGSYEDVDADAVASMAGGYREWEYDLESGSESDT from the coding sequence ATGGTCGAGGAGATTCCGCCCGAGGAACTCAAGGAGAAACTCGAGAACGGCGAGGACGTCCAGGTCGTCGACATCCGTTCCGAACCGGAGTACGAGCGCGGACACGTTCCGGGCGCGATCAACGTCCCGATGAACGAACTCCCCTCGCGGATCGACGAGTACGACTGGGGCGACGAGGTCGTCGTCGCCTGTCCGATCGGCCAGAGTTCGATCCAGGCGGCCCGACTGATCGGGAGCTACGAGGACGTCGACGCCGACGCCGTCGCGAGCATGGCAGGCGGCTACCGGGAATGGGAGTACGACCTCGAGAGCGGGTCGGAAAGCGACACGTAA
- a CDS encoding desampylase, which translates to MIELPRTAYDKLVYRAYDGDDREVCGVLAGDRGDDHTVVTDVYPTENVAETPEIRYEIDPEEQLEVIEQIEAQGLEVAGFYHSHPAGPTEPTPRDVERATWPDVSYVIVALDGYPYVGSWRWREDEETFEGERVRVCETLEDASRFPL; encoded by the coding sequence ATGATCGAACTACCGCGAACGGCGTACGACAAACTCGTCTACCGGGCCTACGACGGCGACGACCGCGAGGTCTGTGGCGTCCTTGCGGGCGACCGCGGCGACGACCACACCGTCGTCACCGACGTCTACCCGACCGAAAACGTCGCCGAGACACCCGAAATCCGGTACGAGATCGATCCCGAGGAGCAACTCGAGGTCATCGAGCAAATCGAAGCGCAGGGCCTCGAGGTGGCTGGCTTCTATCACTCCCACCCCGCGGGCCCGACGGAACCGACGCCGAGGGACGTGGAACGGGCGACCTGGCCGGACGTCTCCTACGTCATCGTCGCGCTCGATGGCTACCCCTACGTCGGGTCGTGGCGCTGGCGCGAGGACGAGGAGACGTTCGAAGGAGAGCGGGTTCGGGTGTGCGAGACGCTCGAGGACGCCTCCCGATTCCCTCTGTAA
- a CDS encoding ribonucleotide-diphosphate reductase subunit beta, translating into MPTDTSPGRIDHDRRSFRYYRNAVERHWDPHEIDLETDREAIQDVPKPAFDGLRETLALFGAGEEAVTEDLSPLGVVLEDVADQLFVTTQLYEEAKHADFFDRYWGSIITPEEERRGLEPTAPTDERWFPDPYEELFERNEEAMHKLLLEDTPENRALAYCHYHMAIEGILAQTGYYGVQTNFSGEYEELPRLPGLVEGFSRIRSDEGRHVGFGMWKLKTLVQEEGVDPGLIEETIGELAMLVQRIVGDSAEEDAIGVDDDSLVSYAAAKHHDRMAQIVDDDSELPAVEELVALEE; encoded by the coding sequence ATGCCAACGGACACCAGTCCCGGGCGAATCGACCACGACCGTCGATCCTTCCGGTACTACCGCAACGCCGTCGAGCGCCACTGGGACCCCCACGAGATCGATCTCGAGACCGACCGCGAGGCGATTCAGGACGTTCCGAAACCGGCATTCGACGGCCTTCGTGAGACGCTCGCGCTGTTCGGTGCCGGCGAGGAAGCCGTCACCGAGGACCTCTCGCCGCTCGGGGTCGTCCTCGAGGACGTCGCAGATCAGCTGTTCGTGACGACCCAGCTATACGAGGAAGCCAAACACGCCGACTTCTTCGATCGCTACTGGGGATCGATTATTACACCCGAAGAAGAACGTCGTGGGCTCGAACCGACCGCGCCGACCGACGAGCGGTGGTTTCCCGACCCCTACGAAGAGCTGTTCGAGCGCAACGAGGAAGCGATGCACAAATTGTTGCTCGAGGATACTCCCGAAAACCGCGCGCTCGCGTACTGTCACTACCACATGGCGATCGAGGGGATCCTCGCCCAGACGGGCTACTACGGCGTCCAGACGAACTTCAGTGGCGAGTACGAGGAACTGCCACGGCTTCCGGGACTCGTCGAGGGGTTCTCCCGCATCCGCAGCGACGAGGGCCGACACGTCGGGTTCGGGATGTGGAAGCTCAAGACGCTCGTCCAGGAGGAAGGTGTCGACCCAGGTTTGATCGAAGAGACGATCGGTGAACTCGCGATGCTCGTCCAGCGAATCGTCGGCGATTCGGCGGAGGAGGATGCAATCGGCGTCGACGACGACTCCCTCGTGAGCTACGCCGCAGCAAAACACCACGACCGGATGGCCCAGATCGTCGACGACGACAGCGAGTTGCCCGCCGTCGAGGAACTGGTCGCACTCGAGGAGTAG